The Brachyhypopomus gauderio isolate BG-103 chromosome 1, BGAUD_0.2, whole genome shotgun sequence genome includes a window with the following:
- the acana gene encoding aggrecan core protein isoform X2, with protein MTPLLLLYMCLRVIPTFCSFADYAYSYHESTLSVSIPTERPLRPLMGDTLVLPCYFQDNTVHDPGAPTIAPLAHRIKWSLITKEKTTDILVASGGVVLLDDRYMDRVSMIAYPMTPTDASIEISELLSNDSGAYRCEIMHGIEDSYDTVDVVVQGIVFHYRAITSRYTLTFEQAKAACVENNATIATPEQLQAAYDEGFHQCDAGWLSDQTVRYPIHDPREACYGDKYEFPGVRTYGIREINETYDVYCFAQNMTGRVFYAMSPEKFTFTEAEAQCFKLGAKLATTGQLYLAWKSGMDMCNAGWLADGSVRYPINIARLQCGGGLLGVRTVYRFPNQTGYPLPDSRYDAICYTEESEEGSADIYPGIRMTTEVRMVTESPQEVIKKTFTESELLGEVVTHRPLITTAGLPHAMQNDTQQPLSPPPIVTKEPTEPTQGVTPGPELGSEIPRENVTEAVMSPTGVVFHYRAGSQRYALTFSEAQLACQNIGAVIASPQQLQAAYESGYHQCDAGWLCDQTVRYPIMSPREKCSGDLEHIPGVRSYGLRPASERYDVYCYMDKPRGEVFHVSSFMGFTYDEAVAQCQGQNASLASTADLHAAWKFGFDRCRAGWLMDRAVRYPVNNPRPQCGGGKPGVHTVYVFPNQTGYPDMHSRFDAYCCRVDLQQNVSETVVEEEMVNLSYIPSLLRPVSPSIAPPVEVEPSGSGSADLHSGASGSADLPSGASGSADLPSGDNGSADLPSGASGSADLPSGASGSADLPSGDSGSADLPSGAGGSADLPSGAGGSGDVSGSGSGEQPSEAVDISGDLSGSSLGGEMSGSGRSGDGSGIPVTFSGIESILSGDHSASGSPQEVGEGSVQFLTFIPGLGSGFFSGEGSGTGSGSGLGSEESGSGLDSFSSSGESDESGNLSGTSSGLESSEESSGFSGLPSGLLPSGDNSGFSGHSGSGVIMVDGDWVDVSTVRSLTGQELSGAQVDFSGSGDLSGSGLSGSSFGLGSGSFSGSGSGLSGSGSASGFAGVTFLESGFTDLTDQSSGEQEAARNLVYESGEWSGDLSGTSGLSSGVTSGASSASGDVMLFTDGDMVEISVHPTQSQELRKGPVEQSGSGSGSGLSGSGERHTIPASGDQYAVTVASEDSSDVDSNDVPAVVLSARAPSMLLSDTAGPMEVRPGPAETIWNHDSATLAPSVAVTTKPAFSLQAPAVMVAPVTENFAMDPCDPNPCGDGSCSVQNGVGLCHCPPGLIGEGCHLDIEKCEEGWTKFQGHCYLHFSERETWEEAEQHCRQLGAHLVSITNREEQAFVNSHAQDYQWIGLNDKTFENDFQWSDGTPMQYENWRPNQPDNYFNSGEDCVVMIWHENGQWNDVPCNYHLPFTCKTGPIKCGQPPEVKNAKMFGNRKERYQVNSVIRYQCNDGFRQRHLPVVRCMADGQWQKPQVECIAQINNRLLKRSTRQWSTRRTSVRKQL; from the exons ATGACACCATTGCTGTTACTGTACATGTGTCTCCGGGTTATCCCAACATTTTGCTCCTTTGCGGACTACGCATATAGTT ATCATGAAAGCACCCTGAGTGTCAGCATTCCCACCGAGCGTCCTCTACGACCCTTAATGGGAGATACGCTGGTTCTTCCCTGCTACTTCCAAGACAACACAGTACATGACCCGGGTGCCCCCACCATAGCCCCGCTCGCACATCGTATCAAATGGAGCCTCATCACCAAGGAAAAGACAACGGACATTCTGGTGGCCTCGGGTGGTGTAGTGTTACTGGATGATCGGTATATGGACAGGGTGTCCATGATCGCATACCCCATGACCCCCACCGATGCCAGCATTGAAATTTCTGAGCTCCTCTCCAATGACTCTGGAGCGTACCGCTGTGAAATCATGCACGGGATCGAAGACAGCTATGACACAGTTGACGTGGTGGTGCAAG GAATCGTCTTCCACTACCGCGCCATCACCAGCCGTTACACCCTGACGTTTGAGCAGGCCAAGGCCGCCTGTGTCGAGAACAATGCCACCATTGCTACCCCTGAGCAGCTACAGGCAGCCTACGATGAGGGCTTCCATCAGTGTGATGCAGGCTGGCTTTCTGACCAGACTGTTAG GTATCCTATACATGATCCTCGAGAGGCATGCTATGGAGACAAGTATGAATTTCCTGGTGTGAGGAcgtatggaatcagagaaataaATGAGACTTATGATGTGTACTGCTTCGCTCAAAACATGACAG GAAGGGTGTTTTATGCCATGTCTCCTGAAAAGTTTACCTTCACCGAAGCGGAAGCACAGTGTTTTAAACTAGGGGCTAAACTGGCCACCACAGGGCAACTGTACCTGGCCTGGAAGAGTGGCATGGATATGTGTAATGCTGGATGGCTGGCAGACGGGAGTGTCCGCTATCCCATCAACATCGCCCGACTCCAGTGTGGAGGAGGCCTGCTGGGCGTTCGCACTGTCTACCGCTTCCCAAACCAGACGGGCTATCCTCTACCAGACTCACGTTATGATGCTATCTGCTACACAG AAGAGAGTGAGGAAGGCTCAGCTGACATATACCCAGGTATACGGATGACTACAGAGGTTCGCATGGTGACAGAAAGCCCACAGGAAGTCATCAAAAAGACCTTCACAGAGAGTGAGCTACTAGGGGAGGTTGTGACCCACAGACCTCTGATCACCACCGCTGGCCTCCCACACGCCATGCAGAACGATACCCAGCAACCACTGTCTCCTCCACCCATCGTCACAAAGGAGCCTACAGAGCCGACACAAGGGGTGACCCCTGGACCTGAGCTCGGGTCAGAGATCCCACGTGAAAATGTAACAGAAGCCGTCATGTCTCCAACCG GTGTTGTGTTCCACTACAGGGCGGGCTCCCAACGCTATGCGCTCACCTTTAGTGAGGCTCAGTTGGCCTGTCAGAACATCGGAGCAGTGATCGCTAGTCCCCAGCAGTTACAGGCTGCCTATGAGTCTGGCTACCATCAGTGTGATGCAGGCTGGCTGTGTGACCAGACCGTGAG GTATCCCATCATGTCCCCGCGTGAGAAGTGCTCAGGAGATTTGGAGCACATCCCCGGCGTGAGATCCTATGGACTCCGGCCTGCCAGTGAGCGATATGATGTATACTGCTATATGGACAAACCAAGAG GGGAGGTTTTTCATGTGAGTTCGTTCATGGGCTTCACATACGATGAAGCGGTGGCTCAGTGCCAGGGTCAGAATGCCTCGCTGGCCTCCACCGCTGACCTGCACGCAGCCTGGAAGTTTGGCTTTGATAGGTGCCGCGCCGGCTGGCTCATGGACCGCGCCGTGCGCTACCCCGTTAATAACCCTCGGCCCCAGTGCGGAGGAGGGAAACCCGGAGTGCACACAGTGTATGTGTTCCCTAACCAGACGGGCTATCCTGACATGCACTCCAGGTTTGATGCCTATTGCTGTAGAG TTGACCTCCAGCAGAATGTCAGTGAGACAGTAGTAGAAGAGGAGATGGTTAACCTGTCCTACATACCTAGTCTTCTTAGGCCTG TAAGCCCTTCCATTGCACCTCCAGTTGAAGTGGAGCCTTCAGGTTCTGGTTCTGCAGACCTACATTCTGGGGCTAGTGGCTCTGCAGACCTGCCATCTGGTGCTAGTGGCTCTGCCGACCTGCCTTCTGGGGATAATGGCTCTGCAGACCTGCCTTCTGGGGCTAGTGGCTCTGCAGACCTGCCTTCTGGGGCTAGTGGCTCTGCAGACCTGCCTTCTGGAGATAGTGGCTCTGCAGACCTGCCTTCTGGGGCTGGTGGGTCTGCAGACCTGCCTTCTGGGGCTGGTGGCTCTGGTGATGTATCGGGAAGTGGGAGTGGGGAGCAGCCGAGTGAAGCAGTGGACATCTCAGGAGACCTTTCAGGGTCCAGCCTTGGTGGAGAAATGTCAGGCTCAGGCCGTAGTGGTGATGGCTCAGGTATACCGGTGACCTTCTCAGGGATTGAGTCCATCTTATCTGGGGATCACTCAGCTTCAGGGTCACCTCAGGAAGTCGGGGAAGGCAGTGTGCAGTTTCTCACTTTCATCCCGGGCCTGGGCTCTGGCTTTTTCAGTGGGGAAGGGTCTGGAACTGGAAGTGGCTCAGGTCTTGGCTCAGAGGAGAGTGGGTCTGGACTGGACTCTTTCAGCAGCTCGGGAGAGAGTGATGAGAGTGGAAACCTCTCAGGCACCTCTTCAGGACTGGAGTCCAGTGAGGAGTCCTCTGGTTTCAGTGGCTTGCCATCAGGCCTGTTACCTTCTGGAGATAACAGTGGTTTCTCTGGGCATAGCGGCAGTGGGGTCATCATGGTGGATGGTGACTGGGTGGATGTGTCCACTGTTAGAAGCCTGACTGGTCAGGAGCTGAGTGGAGCACAGGTGGATTTCAGTGGATCAGGGGATCTATCAGGGTCAGGGCTGAGTGGCTCCTCCTTTGGATTAGGCAGTGGCTCCTTCTCTGGATCGGGCAGTGGCCTCAGTGGATCCGGGAGCGCTTCAGGATTTGCTGGGGTCACCTTTTTGGAATCAGGGTTCACCGATCTCACAGACCAATCCAGTGGTGAACAAGAGGCTGCTAGAAATCTGGTGTATGAATCGGGAGAGTGGAGCGGCGATCTCTCCGGAACCTCCGGCCTCTCTTCAGGAGTCACGTCAGGGGCATCATCAGCCAGTGGAGACGTTATGTTATTTACTGATGGTGACATGGTAGAGATTTCTGTCCACCCCACTCAAAGCCAAGAGCTCAGGAAAGGGCCAGTAGAGCAGAGTGGGAGTGGGAGTGGGAGTGGACTATCTGGGAGTGGAGAGCGTCACACCATTCCTGCTAGTGGAGACCAGTATGCCGTGACTGTGGCCAGTGAAGACTCATCAGACGTTGATTCAAACGATGTTCCTGCTGTTGTACTATCAGCCCGAGCTCCATCAATGCTGCTCAGTGACACCGCAGGACCAATGGAAGTTAGACCAGGCCCTGCCGAAACCATTTGGAACCATGATTCTGCAACTCTTGCACCTTCAGTTGCCGTCACCACCAAACCTGCCTTTTCCCTACAAGCACCTGCTGTCATGGTAGCACCTGTCACAGAGAACT TTGCCATGGACCCATGTGATCCAAATCCCTGTGGTGATGGCTCATGTTCCGTCCAAAATGGGGTTGGTTTATGTCACTGTCCACCAGGACTGATAGGGGAAGGGTGTCATCTTG ACATAGAGAAGTGTGAGGAGGGCTGGACTAAGTTTCAGGGCCACTGCTACCTGCATTTCTCGGAGCGGGAGACGTGGGAGGAGGCAGAACAACACTGCAGACAGCTTGGAGCTCACCTGGTTAGCATCACCAACCGGGAGGAACAGGCCTTTGTCAACT CCCACGCACAGGACTACCAGTGGATTGGACTAAATGATAAGACATTTGAAAATGACTTCCAGTGGTCAGATGGAACCCCAATG CAATATGAGAACTGGAGGCCTAATCAGCCAGACAATTATTTTAACTCTGGTGAGGACTGTGTGGTGATGATCTGGCATGAAAACGGCCAGTGGAATGATGTACCTTGCAACTACCATCTACCATTTACATGCAAAACTGGCCCAA tcaAATGTGGCCAGCCTCCTGAAGTGAAGAATGCCAAGATGTTTGGGAACAGAAAGGAGCGTTATCAGGTCAACTCTGTAATCAGGTATCAGTGCAATGATGGCTTCAGACAGCGCCACCTGCCTGTGGTCCGCTGCATGGCAGATGGACAGTGGCAAAAGCCACAAGTGGAATGTATAGCCC aAATCAACAACAGACTTCTAAAGAGATCTACTAGGCAATGGTCTACCAGGCGAACATCAGTCAGGAAACAATTGTAA
- the acana gene encoding aggrecan core protein isoform X1, giving the protein MTPLLLLYMCLRVIPTFCSFADYAYSYHESTLSVSIPTERPLRPLMGDTLVLPCYFQDNTVHDPGAPTIAPLAHRIKWSLITKEKTTDILVASGGVVLLDDRYMDRVSMIAYPMTPTDASIEISELLSNDSGAYRCEIMHGIEDSYDTVDVVVQGIVFHYRAITSRYTLTFEQAKAACVENNATIATPEQLQAAYDEGFHQCDAGWLSDQTVRYPIHDPREACYGDKYEFPGVRTYGIREINETYDVYCFAQNMTGRVFYAMSPEKFTFTEAEAQCFKLGAKLATTGQLYLAWKSGMDMCNAGWLADGSVRYPINIARLQCGGGLLGVRTVYRFPNQTGYPLPDSRYDAICYTEESEEGSADIYPGIRMTTEVRMVTESPQEVIKKTFTESELLGEVVTHRPLITTAGLPHAMQNDTQQPLSPPPIVTKEPTEPTQGVTPGPELGSEIPRENVTEAVMSPTGVVFHYRAGSQRYALTFSEAQLACQNIGAVIASPQQLQAAYESGYHQCDAGWLCDQTVRYPIMSPREKCSGDLEHIPGVRSYGLRPASERYDVYCYMDKPRGEVFHVSSFMGFTYDEAVAQCQGQNASLASTADLHAAWKFGFDRCRAGWLMDRAVRYPVNNPRPQCGGGKPGVHTVYVFPNQTGYPDMHSRFDAYCCRVDLQQNVSETVVEEEMVNLSYIPSLLRPVSPSIAPPVEVEPSGSGSADLHSGASGSADLPSGASGSADLPSGDNGSADLPSGASGSADLPSGASGSADLPSGDSGSADLPSGAGGSADLPSGAGGSGDVSGSGSGEQPSEAVDISGDLSGSSLGGEMSGSGRSGDGSGIPVTFSGIESILSGDHSASGSPQEVGEGSVQFLTFIPGLGSGFFSGEGSGTGSGSGLGSEESGSGLDSFSSSGESDESGNLSGTSSGLESSEESSGFSGLPSGLLPSGDNSGFSGHSGSGVIMVDGDWVDVSTVRSLTGQELSGAQVDFSGSGDLSGSGLSGSSFGLGSGSFSGSGSGLSGSGSASGFAGVTFLESGFTDLTDQSSGEQEAARNLVYESGEWSGDLSGTSGLSSGVTSGASSASGDVMLFTDGDMVEISVHPTQSQELRKGPVEQSGSGSGSGLSGSGERHTIPASGDQYAVTVASEDSSDVDSNDVPAVVLSARAPSMLLSDTAGPMEVRPGPAETIWNHDSATLAPSVAVTTKPAFSLQAPAVMVAPVTENFAMDPCDPNPCGDGSCSVQNGVGLCHCPPGLIGEGCHLEDDVCHSNPCANGATCVEVEDTFKCLCLPSYGGDRCEIDIEKCEEGWTKFQGHCYLHFSERETWEEAEQHCRQLGAHLVSITNREEQAFVNSHAQDYQWIGLNDKTFENDFQWSDGTPMQYENWRPNQPDNYFNSGEDCVVMIWHENGQWNDVPCNYHLPFTCKTGPIKCGQPPEVKNAKMFGNRKERYQVNSVIRYQCNDGFRQRHLPVVRCMADGQWQKPQVECIAQINNRLLKRSTRQWSTRRTSVRKQL; this is encoded by the exons ATGACACCATTGCTGTTACTGTACATGTGTCTCCGGGTTATCCCAACATTTTGCTCCTTTGCGGACTACGCATATAGTT ATCATGAAAGCACCCTGAGTGTCAGCATTCCCACCGAGCGTCCTCTACGACCCTTAATGGGAGATACGCTGGTTCTTCCCTGCTACTTCCAAGACAACACAGTACATGACCCGGGTGCCCCCACCATAGCCCCGCTCGCACATCGTATCAAATGGAGCCTCATCACCAAGGAAAAGACAACGGACATTCTGGTGGCCTCGGGTGGTGTAGTGTTACTGGATGATCGGTATATGGACAGGGTGTCCATGATCGCATACCCCATGACCCCCACCGATGCCAGCATTGAAATTTCTGAGCTCCTCTCCAATGACTCTGGAGCGTACCGCTGTGAAATCATGCACGGGATCGAAGACAGCTATGACACAGTTGACGTGGTGGTGCAAG GAATCGTCTTCCACTACCGCGCCATCACCAGCCGTTACACCCTGACGTTTGAGCAGGCCAAGGCCGCCTGTGTCGAGAACAATGCCACCATTGCTACCCCTGAGCAGCTACAGGCAGCCTACGATGAGGGCTTCCATCAGTGTGATGCAGGCTGGCTTTCTGACCAGACTGTTAG GTATCCTATACATGATCCTCGAGAGGCATGCTATGGAGACAAGTATGAATTTCCTGGTGTGAGGAcgtatggaatcagagaaataaATGAGACTTATGATGTGTACTGCTTCGCTCAAAACATGACAG GAAGGGTGTTTTATGCCATGTCTCCTGAAAAGTTTACCTTCACCGAAGCGGAAGCACAGTGTTTTAAACTAGGGGCTAAACTGGCCACCACAGGGCAACTGTACCTGGCCTGGAAGAGTGGCATGGATATGTGTAATGCTGGATGGCTGGCAGACGGGAGTGTCCGCTATCCCATCAACATCGCCCGACTCCAGTGTGGAGGAGGCCTGCTGGGCGTTCGCACTGTCTACCGCTTCCCAAACCAGACGGGCTATCCTCTACCAGACTCACGTTATGATGCTATCTGCTACACAG AAGAGAGTGAGGAAGGCTCAGCTGACATATACCCAGGTATACGGATGACTACAGAGGTTCGCATGGTGACAGAAAGCCCACAGGAAGTCATCAAAAAGACCTTCACAGAGAGTGAGCTACTAGGGGAGGTTGTGACCCACAGACCTCTGATCACCACCGCTGGCCTCCCACACGCCATGCAGAACGATACCCAGCAACCACTGTCTCCTCCACCCATCGTCACAAAGGAGCCTACAGAGCCGACACAAGGGGTGACCCCTGGACCTGAGCTCGGGTCAGAGATCCCACGTGAAAATGTAACAGAAGCCGTCATGTCTCCAACCG GTGTTGTGTTCCACTACAGGGCGGGCTCCCAACGCTATGCGCTCACCTTTAGTGAGGCTCAGTTGGCCTGTCAGAACATCGGAGCAGTGATCGCTAGTCCCCAGCAGTTACAGGCTGCCTATGAGTCTGGCTACCATCAGTGTGATGCAGGCTGGCTGTGTGACCAGACCGTGAG GTATCCCATCATGTCCCCGCGTGAGAAGTGCTCAGGAGATTTGGAGCACATCCCCGGCGTGAGATCCTATGGACTCCGGCCTGCCAGTGAGCGATATGATGTATACTGCTATATGGACAAACCAAGAG GGGAGGTTTTTCATGTGAGTTCGTTCATGGGCTTCACATACGATGAAGCGGTGGCTCAGTGCCAGGGTCAGAATGCCTCGCTGGCCTCCACCGCTGACCTGCACGCAGCCTGGAAGTTTGGCTTTGATAGGTGCCGCGCCGGCTGGCTCATGGACCGCGCCGTGCGCTACCCCGTTAATAACCCTCGGCCCCAGTGCGGAGGAGGGAAACCCGGAGTGCACACAGTGTATGTGTTCCCTAACCAGACGGGCTATCCTGACATGCACTCCAGGTTTGATGCCTATTGCTGTAGAG TTGACCTCCAGCAGAATGTCAGTGAGACAGTAGTAGAAGAGGAGATGGTTAACCTGTCCTACATACCTAGTCTTCTTAGGCCTG TAAGCCCTTCCATTGCACCTCCAGTTGAAGTGGAGCCTTCAGGTTCTGGTTCTGCAGACCTACATTCTGGGGCTAGTGGCTCTGCAGACCTGCCATCTGGTGCTAGTGGCTCTGCCGACCTGCCTTCTGGGGATAATGGCTCTGCAGACCTGCCTTCTGGGGCTAGTGGCTCTGCAGACCTGCCTTCTGGGGCTAGTGGCTCTGCAGACCTGCCTTCTGGAGATAGTGGCTCTGCAGACCTGCCTTCTGGGGCTGGTGGGTCTGCAGACCTGCCTTCTGGGGCTGGTGGCTCTGGTGATGTATCGGGAAGTGGGAGTGGGGAGCAGCCGAGTGAAGCAGTGGACATCTCAGGAGACCTTTCAGGGTCCAGCCTTGGTGGAGAAATGTCAGGCTCAGGCCGTAGTGGTGATGGCTCAGGTATACCGGTGACCTTCTCAGGGATTGAGTCCATCTTATCTGGGGATCACTCAGCTTCAGGGTCACCTCAGGAAGTCGGGGAAGGCAGTGTGCAGTTTCTCACTTTCATCCCGGGCCTGGGCTCTGGCTTTTTCAGTGGGGAAGGGTCTGGAACTGGAAGTGGCTCAGGTCTTGGCTCAGAGGAGAGTGGGTCTGGACTGGACTCTTTCAGCAGCTCGGGAGAGAGTGATGAGAGTGGAAACCTCTCAGGCACCTCTTCAGGACTGGAGTCCAGTGAGGAGTCCTCTGGTTTCAGTGGCTTGCCATCAGGCCTGTTACCTTCTGGAGATAACAGTGGTTTCTCTGGGCATAGCGGCAGTGGGGTCATCATGGTGGATGGTGACTGGGTGGATGTGTCCACTGTTAGAAGCCTGACTGGTCAGGAGCTGAGTGGAGCACAGGTGGATTTCAGTGGATCAGGGGATCTATCAGGGTCAGGGCTGAGTGGCTCCTCCTTTGGATTAGGCAGTGGCTCCTTCTCTGGATCGGGCAGTGGCCTCAGTGGATCCGGGAGCGCTTCAGGATTTGCTGGGGTCACCTTTTTGGAATCAGGGTTCACCGATCTCACAGACCAATCCAGTGGTGAACAAGAGGCTGCTAGAAATCTGGTGTATGAATCGGGAGAGTGGAGCGGCGATCTCTCCGGAACCTCCGGCCTCTCTTCAGGAGTCACGTCAGGGGCATCATCAGCCAGTGGAGACGTTATGTTATTTACTGATGGTGACATGGTAGAGATTTCTGTCCACCCCACTCAAAGCCAAGAGCTCAGGAAAGGGCCAGTAGAGCAGAGTGGGAGTGGGAGTGGGAGTGGACTATCTGGGAGTGGAGAGCGTCACACCATTCCTGCTAGTGGAGACCAGTATGCCGTGACTGTGGCCAGTGAAGACTCATCAGACGTTGATTCAAACGATGTTCCTGCTGTTGTACTATCAGCCCGAGCTCCATCAATGCTGCTCAGTGACACCGCAGGACCAATGGAAGTTAGACCAGGCCCTGCCGAAACCATTTGGAACCATGATTCTGCAACTCTTGCACCTTCAGTTGCCGTCACCACCAAACCTGCCTTTTCCCTACAAGCACCTGCTGTCATGGTAGCACCTGTCACAGAGAACT TTGCCATGGACCCATGTGATCCAAATCCCTGTGGTGATGGCTCATGTTCCGTCCAAAATGGGGTTGGTTTATGTCACTGTCCACCAGGACTGATAGGGGAAGGGTGTCATCTTG AGGATGATGTCTGCCATTCAAACCCTTGTGCCAATGGAGCCACGTGTGTGGAGGTAGAGGACACTTTCAAATGCTTATGCCTGCCCAGCTATGGAGGGGACCGCTGTGAGATCG ACATAGAGAAGTGTGAGGAGGGCTGGACTAAGTTTCAGGGCCACTGCTACCTGCATTTCTCGGAGCGGGAGACGTGGGAGGAGGCAGAACAACACTGCAGACAGCTTGGAGCTCACCTGGTTAGCATCACCAACCGGGAGGAACAGGCCTTTGTCAACT CCCACGCACAGGACTACCAGTGGATTGGACTAAATGATAAGACATTTGAAAATGACTTCCAGTGGTCAGATGGAACCCCAATG CAATATGAGAACTGGAGGCCTAATCAGCCAGACAATTATTTTAACTCTGGTGAGGACTGTGTGGTGATGATCTGGCATGAAAACGGCCAGTGGAATGATGTACCTTGCAACTACCATCTACCATTTACATGCAAAACTGGCCCAA tcaAATGTGGCCAGCCTCCTGAAGTGAAGAATGCCAAGATGTTTGGGAACAGAAAGGAGCGTTATCAGGTCAACTCTGTAATCAGGTATCAGTGCAATGATGGCTTCAGACAGCGCCACCTGCCTGTGGTCCGCTGCATGGCAGATGGACAGTGGCAAAAGCCACAAGTGGAATGTATAGCCC aAATCAACAACAGACTTCTAAAGAGATCTACTAGGCAATGGTCTACCAGGCGAACATCAGTCAGGAAACAATTGTAA